Part of the Xenopus laevis strain J_2021 chromosome 2S, Xenopus_laevis_v10.1, whole genome shotgun sequence genome is shown below.
CCCTGTACTCATGGGCTCAACAGACATCAGTATATAACACCTCATGTATTATAGTATGTATACTCCTCTTTGCTATATCAAAGATACTGGGAATTTTTCTATGCGTGGTGCCTCCACCTGGTGGGATCCAGCAATGCAActacaggtggccccactaggatcaacaataaaacacacaagtgTAACAAACAGATAGAACTTTACAACAGAATATCGAAAAGGCAAAatgcaataacaatataaataacacTCCTGTCCTGGGGGACCCCTGTGGCAAGTCCAATTCTGGCACAGTGTTTACCAGTActcagtcccacactccactccaggTGGATAAAGACAGCTCTAGTCCCTTTCCCCCAAGAGCTCTTAGACTTTCCCCAAGTAGCGCTACCTGACCAAATACCTCTATGGTTGGACAGAGGAAGTTGCCCCCATGTAGCAGGCACATGGACAACACCTGTCATCACACAGGGGACACACACTGGAGCCTTcaataccctccctcaggcagaaACTCACAAGAGATAGTATAGGCATCAGCAGCTTCTCGGATCTGCAGGCTGGGCTCCCAAGCTTTCCAAGCTGAGCTTAAGAAACCACTTTCAAATCTGTAGGGCaagctcccagcactatccaaAGTGCAAGCACATTAAGTCCTCTTTCACATGGCATTTTATTCCAAGCAGCTCCTTTCATATTCTCTCTACTGCTTTTGAGCTCCAGACCTTCCATGGTACCTCAAGCAGTCCAGGAGCCTTACCATCCCTTGGACAGTTTAATCTAGCTCAAACCCATGTACTCCCACCTGTAGTGAAAATGGAAAGGGACTCCATGGCAACTCATCTTTTTAAAGAAATTgcacaacagtgacaccttctggccaaaacTGGAATCTGCCAGGCTCACTGCACTTGGGAAAAGGACTCACTCCCCTCCCAGATCCAATTTAGGCCCACTCTTAGCTTgccacagcaggggatttccaaccatgttgGGCCTTTccgaccataggggaacttaaccctatggactCCTACAGATGCATACCTAAATGGTACCAAATTACATACATTGGGACTGACTTAAGAACATGCTGCATGCACAAGTGCACTTGTGAAAACCAATCAACACCAACAGTAGTTTTGAGCAGTTTACTCTATTAATAGTGAAAGAACATGCCTGATTGGTTGGCATTTGGGGCACACTTGTGCATTTTAGGACCTAtttttgtaaatgagcactaCTGTATAGACAAATGTCCTTTGTGGATGCAgggtagtgtgcaaagtgcaatatttgCATGCAAAGCagcatgattttttttacccacattgtTATTTTTGCTGGAATTGCAGCAGAATTGTGGGTGCACAGGGAGTTGGACCTGATGTGTCAAAACAAACTGCATGCACAATTATTGTGCCTCTTAATGCTTCTGGATTTCTGCCCAAGGTTGTCAAAAATTCCCACTTTGTCTTCATGCCCAACTTTTTTATGCCAGCCACAACATTCTTTTTTGTGgcatttgttattgttattgttggtGCCAATAATTGTGATTGAGAAAATGCAGAGAGCACTTCTGCCCCAGGTCTGGCTGCACCAAGCAGATCGCTACCGATTTTTTATCCAAAGTGAGGTGCAAAATGCAGTCAGAGCCGGGCAACAAATTCTCTTTGAATAAACAGTAATGGAACATTTTGGCACTAAAGTGCAAGGTATAGAGTGACAAAAAATGTCATTGCACCTTGCCTTCCACTTGAAGTGTATTGACAGTGAAGTTAGTACTATGTGGTTTCAGAGTTTTTACCAGGTAACTTAGCATCTGTTCTGATGTCTCCATAACAcatatggaatccgttatctggaaagctcttaTCCAATAAGCTCCAAatgacaggaaggccatctcccatagtctccatttatCTCCATTAtcctcattttatccaaataattaaagtttttaaaaatgttttttctctttaataataaccaaactaagatattatgtATCcatataggaggcaaaacaagcctattggccCAGTGCATTGTGGATAGCAGGTCTCATTTCTGTATACATTTGTATCTAAAGttccaaaaacaaatgttttggttCATAAAGGCTACAGAAAATTATAGGAAGCTATTTCTTAATCCTAACCTGttaatttatgtatgtataaaataattaaaattctagAGCTGATCATTTATACATGGGAGACATTGTTTATACATAGTGGTTTTACAATATTTCTTACTGGGACAGTATGTTATAATGTCTCTCTACACTGGGTGCCACATGGGCTGTCACAGCGATGTAATGGAACTGGGTGATGCTGCATGTGTCACTTGAGAATATTAGAGATTTCCCTCTTACTATTAGGCAAGGTCTAATTCTGGAAAAATGTTTCTCCTGTAGATGAGTGTGCCTGGTTGATTGGCCCAGCCCTTTCTGGAAAGGTTCCCTACTTTTTCAGTAGATGTATATAAACTCTTGTAATACTAAGCAAGTAAACAGAAGTTAGGGATAGCCAAAGAACAAAACATTTTGTCTTGTGTGTTTGTGAGCTTAACACACAATGAGGAATGAAATCTGTTCGTTGGCTTTTGTTCGGGCAGTCTTTGCAGAATTTTTGGCCAcaatgatatttgtttttttgggactGGGATCTGCTCTCAGCTGGAAACCATCACTGCCTAACGTTCTACAGATCTCGTTAGCTTTTGGCCTCGCCATCAGTACGTTGGTGCAGGCGTTTGGGCATGTTAGTGGTGCCCACATTAACCCAGCCGTCACTGTAGCATTTCTAATTGGGTGCCACATTTCTTTTCTACGTGCCCTTTTCTATATCATTGCTCAGCTCGTGGGGGCAATAGCAGGAGCCGCTATTGTGAGAGCAGTCGCACCTCTTGATGTCCGTGGAAACCTAGCCATAAACGCAGTATGTATATGTCAGTGCTAACTGGGCTTGTTTGTCTTTGCTTAAAAGAAAGATTAGATCATTCATTTGACCTTGCTCTGAAAAGATTGTTTCTTTCCATTTCTATTTAGGCAGAGAACACAGATACATGAAAAAGAATACACCAGAATTATGGGTTCTGATAGGAGAATAACATAAATTATTATGACTTCAGTAACAGGATAGAGGTCTCCACTGTTTGTTTATTCCAGCAAAGAGTAGATAAAATCACATTCTAAACAAAGTAATATAACCCATGTAAGAGTGAGCCTGCTGGCAGCATttcatatattatatgtgtaaaaATCCGATTACATGGTGTCAGGAGCATTTTTAATACAGTGAAATAATAATCGGGATACATATTTACTGACACTGCATGTGAGAAGAGTGATACAACTGACTGCACAGTCTTATTAAACTGAAGACCAAATAGTACAGCTCCTATTGTGTCTCTGCATATTAATCAGAAGCCTTGAATGCTGCACGTTGTTCCAATTTCATTGACGGGAAAGTAACTTGTTTGTCTGTTCTCCAGGAGATAATGCTATATTGTTTTAAGTCAAGAGTGAAAGTAACTTCTggttacaaaaggaacccccTTCATTATCGGACGTCATTTCTTATACGaatcagcttagttggcaagaagccttaataactgaaactaaaggaagtatttccaaagattcttttaggctggtttggtctccttattttgaaatctgtaactccaatactggcgatcAAATAATGCACTTTCTTCAATAGTTAGATGACCTATCTGACATTCCAGATGATaaatgtgctttttctttcttttattacatgtgcatccactggcttagttaatttttagttagtttttgttatttttcatgaatgatatagttttgataaTATCATGCTATTGTCTCATATGCAACATATTTtgttcatctgcataacatttgttgtcattttgatttcatttgtttaatatgaaaatcaaataaaatattttaaacctaaaaaaaaaagagtgaaagtAACAATGGATTTATGTAACAAAagtaaaatgaatatgttttCAAGCCCCTTCTAGAAAAATTGTTACAGCACCCTCCAATAGTTATGGCCAATTACGGGAACTCAGTAGTTGCCATTTGTATATTCTTTTGTTAAGGGGAAGTAACCTTGTTTATGGTCTCTTAAAACGTGTGCTTTGTTAGAGCTGATATATGCTGCACCAGACTTCTTCTATACAAACGGAGTATGCTTTGATACAGGAAAATGCCAATTACTTGTGTAAATTTATTACAGATAAACAGTGGATCCCCTGGGCAAGCATGTGCCGTGGAGCTTTTTCTGACATTCCAGCTAGTTCTCTGCGTCTTTGCATCAACAGACAGTAGAAGAAGCGATAATGTGGGGTCACCAGCTTTATCCATTGGTCTTTCTGTTACCGTGGGACACCTACTAGGGGTGAGGCACTATGGGCACTTGCTAACTTTAATTGGCATATTTACATACCAGTGCTTGCCAAAAAGTCAAGAGATGAATTTGTGTTCTACTACAAGTTTTACATGAATTTACAACCCCAGACAGTGACATCTTGAATTTTTGAGCCCCTCCTGAACCCCTCTTAGCCTGCCGAACGGAGACAGTTTGCTAGTAAAAGTCAAATGCTGTTAGTAATAGCATCTTCTTTATGTCCATATCCACATCCCCCAAATGGTTTCTACTTCTTACAaatctaatatatttataaataaataaagtgtcttTCTATATGAACAGACACCTCAAAATCTGTCTTGGTGAAGTTCCCTTTGGAATGCCCCTAATGGTACATAACCAGCAGTGCATATCTGCATTGACTTACATGTCCAATCAGTGCAGGGGCATCATGGCTGCATGTGCTTTTATTTGCAGTAGCCATAAACTTATGGTTTCCCCAGTTTTCCATGTGATGAATGTGTCTCTGTAGTTCCTGCCAAACAACCCACTACCCAAATATTGAATACTGAAGATGCGCAGAACAATTATACAAGGGCTAAAGCATTATGGCATGTTTATTGCATAATTGCATCTGTCTTTTGTATAATCAGTTGTTGTCTTCAGTTTGTTAACCTATGTTTCGAAAAAACAGCGTTGGCTGTTAGACAcgtaggggggtatttattaaaactcagatttctctcattattttaaaaatactgaTCTAACCAATCGACCTAACTCCCCTCCAGGATTtgtcttaatttactaaaaaaagaaatgtgaaagAAAATTGTACATGCAGAAAAATCTCGATACAATaatgcaaaaatttaatttgtgtgactttttctaattaaACTCAAAAACCTGCCTAAAAACTCAGCCCTAACCcctcgaaaatcatgaaggcaaaaaacatcttccaattgtaaaagggacatctgccattgactttgacaggttttagctagaatatttttggatttagatGTATAACAACTTTGGAGCATTATAAATCttgcaaaattatttttcctctaaaatttgtatttgtaaaaaatttgaggcttaatacaTAGGCCCCGTAATGTTGCAACGCATGTAGCCCTAAAAATGCAAGTTCTTCCACTGAAGAAACATATTATACCGAGAAACTACTGGATTACAGAGTTTACTTAGTCCTGATCATTTCACTTCTAGCACTTCAccaacccttaggggcaaattcactaaagcgcgaagtggctaacgctatcgcaaattcgccagtgtgacgtcatttcgttacttcgccgatttgctaacgggcgctggcgtaaattcgctagcgaagtggacctactctagtgctacttcgcacccttacgccaggctaagttgcgctatggtgaagggacgtaactacgctaattcactaacttgcggattttcatgaacgttaactcttgcgccagacttgccttcgccaactgagaccaggcgaagtgcaatagagtagatagggcttgcttcaaaaaaagtttaaattttttctaagtcccaaaaacgctggcgtcttttcctttttcaagggtgataggctgaaaaagatcgtacatttttttgggggtaccctccttcccccctacatttcctaacatatggcacctaaattatacagtgggcacatgtgtagagcaatataataactctattttattttatgaagctttcccagacttgtgtagtgtaatgtatttgctgctacatatacgtccattcaactttaacttggcgccgtatgcaaattaggcatcactagcgtaacgttgctttgcttgatgaattaacgctagcgaaacttcgctaccgttcgcctccctgagcgcaacttcgcattttagtgaatttgcgtagcgctggcgaaactacgcctggcgaagtgcggcagagtgtggcgaagctgtagccggcgcaacttcggatcttagtgaatttgcccctatagactctctagaacagtgatccccaaccagtagctcacaagcaacatgttgctcaccaaccccttggatgttgctcccagtggcctcaaagcaggagcttatttttgaattccaggcttggaggcaggttttagttgtataaaaaccaggtgtactgccatacagagcctcaatgtaggttgacaatccacatggggctactaaatggccaatcacagcccttatttggcaccccaagaacatttttcatgctagtgttgctccccaactccttttacttctgaatgttgctcactggttcaaaaggttggggatccctgctctagaagaTGATATATTGGTGACAAAGTATCTATTAAATGTAGATcactagggatgcaatgaatccacttttttggattcggccgaacccctgaatcctgtgtgaaagattcggccaaatacctaaccgaatccgaaccctaatttgcatatgcaaattaggggtgggaaggggaaaacattttttacttccttgttttcacacaaaaagtcatgcaatttctctccctgcccctaatttgcatatgaaaaagcccgaatcctggccaaatcccaaaccgaatcctggaatcggtgcatccctatagaaCACCCATAGTTGGAGGGAGACAGTTTGGAAAGCTTTGGCCCAATTAAACCTATGTATTTCTCCTCCACCAATGAGCTTCTTTGGAATGGGATTCTCTCACCTCTCCATCCACTTGGTTTTTCTCAATAGAATTTTGTAGTAAATGTCATACACTCTATGCttcatttaaatgtaagaaaGAAAAATCTATGGGACACATTCAGCAATTATAGAACTAGGTAATCCACATGGATTCACAGCAGTTTaatatttttccctattatttaCACTTTCCCGACTATCAGGACACGTTAATCAGTTAAACACCCTTCTGCTCTGAGCAAATTCCAAAACAGGATTAatgattgttcagtataaaatgatTTGTCTTATTACTCTGAGCAGGCACTATCATtatcaatctaaaaaaaataccaacaagCTTATCCTGGTATCATTTGACTTTACTGTTTACTAATGAAATGTCTTTTGCACAGATCTATTTAACAGGCTGCTCCATGAATCCTGCAAGATCCTTTGGGCCAGCAGCAATTACAGGAA
Proteins encoded:
- the aqp2.S gene encoding aquaporin 2 S homeolog (The RefSeq protein has 1 substitution compared to this genomic sequence), which codes for MRNEICSLAFVRAVFAEFLATMIFVFLGLGSALSWKPSLPNVLQISLAFGLAISTLVQAFGHVSGAHINPAVTVAFLIGCHISFLRALFYIIAQLVGAIAGAAIVRAVAPLDVRGNLAINAINSGSPGQACAVELFLTFQLVLCVFASTDSRRSDNVGSPALSIGLSVTVGHLLGIYLTGCSMNPARSFGPAAITGIFTDHWVFWIGPLVGGIMASLFYNYIFFPHKKSFSDRLAILKGTYQPEEAWDNKQEQRRQSVELYSAHPLPKVIDKF